A genomic window from Acinetobacter chinensis includes:
- a CDS encoding dienelactone hydrolase family protein translates to MAGQYIDVKTQTGKSFAAYLAIAEGGKGPGVVLCQEIFGINAAMRAKADFLAEEGYTVIVPDLFWRTAPRIELGYTEQDFQKAFELYQNYDEDLGVEDIQDSLNHLKTLAGCDADAGLGVVGYCLGGKVAYLSGCRLPEVACAVGYYGVGIEKALHELANVKGRMVLHIAELDKFTPPEVRQQILDAAAQYKNVNAYVYEGVDHAFARPNSEHYHKPSARFAHERSVTALHQTIGPVYDLVALWEEHIRHEFDTRDVPATMATMVAQPYVNHIPTLTGGVGYSQLARFYQYHFVHQNPQDMKITSISRTVGSTQVVDEFIMSFTHDSEIDWLLPGVAPTGKYVEIPMLGVIQFRGPKLCHEHIYWDQASVLVQIGLLNPEGLPVAGVETAKKLLDEDMPSNTLMPSWSSSEAKPI, encoded by the coding sequence ATGGCAGGTCAATATATTGACGTAAAAACACAAACAGGGAAGTCATTTGCTGCGTATTTAGCAATTGCCGAAGGTGGAAAAGGTCCAGGAGTCGTACTGTGTCAGGAGATTTTTGGTATTAACGCTGCAATGCGTGCCAAAGCAGATTTCCTGGCAGAAGAGGGATATACAGTCATCGTGCCAGATCTATTCTGGCGGACTGCACCACGTATTGAACTGGGTTATACCGAACAGGATTTTCAAAAAGCGTTTGAGCTTTATCAAAATTACGATGAAGACCTGGGGGTGGAAGATATTCAGGATAGCTTGAATCATTTAAAAACACTTGCAGGTTGTGATGCTGACGCTGGTTTAGGGGTTGTTGGGTATTGTCTGGGGGGAAAAGTGGCTTATCTGTCCGGTTGCCGTCTTCCCGAAGTTGCTTGTGCAGTCGGTTATTACGGTGTGGGAATCGAAAAGGCATTGCATGAGCTTGCGAACGTTAAAGGCCGAATGGTTTTACATATAGCCGAATTGGATAAATTTACCCCGCCAGAAGTACGGCAACAGATTCTGGATGCTGCTGCACAATATAAGAACGTCAATGCTTATGTTTATGAAGGTGTGGATCATGCCTTTGCCCGTCCAAACAGTGAACATTATCACAAGCCATCTGCACGTTTTGCTCATGAGCGAAGTGTTACTGCACTGCATCAAACCATTGGACCTGTTTATGACCTGGTTGCGCTTTGGGAAGAGCACATCCGTCATGAATTTGATACGCGTGATGTGCCTGCCACAATGGCGACGATGGTTGCTCAGCCTTATGTCAATCATATTCCAACGCTCACGGGTGGCGTGGGATATAGCCAGCTCGCACGTTTCTATCAGTATCATTTTGTCCATCAGAATCCTCAGGATATGAAGATTACTTCGATCTCACGTACCGTCGGTTCAACACAGGTGGTGGATGAGTTCATTATGAGTTTTACCCATGACAGCGAGATTGACTGGTTGCTGCCAGGGGTTGCTCCAACTGGAAAATATGTCGAAATTCCGATGCTGGGTGTGATTCAGTTCCGTGGTCCAAAGTTGTGTCATGAACATATCTATTGGGATCAGGCTTCTGTTCTGGTGCAGATCGGATTATTGAATCCTGAAGGTTTGCCTGTTGCAGGTGTTGAAACTGCCAAAAAACTGTTGGATGAAGATATGCCATCCAACACTTTAATGCCGTCCTGGTCGAGCAGCGAAGCTAAGCCGATTTAA